A window from Citrus sinensis cultivar Valencia sweet orange chromosome 5, DVS_A1.0, whole genome shotgun sequence encodes these proteins:
- the LOC127902091 gene encoding uncharacterized protein LOC127902091, whose translation MANPSNVAQEGVVGVDVPPEPSRGREGERAQGKTRGKSKALSVDALEPRVGTLEIALSAAQDSLVGLEERVDGLEGEYAEFTVATKALIHEQANILRGEFRSFHDELLKLRSFVQDELRAVRAEVDEVSSDWAWHKRTLSTSPASANSSDARRIDVPKPDTYDGTRNATIVDNFLFGLDQYFDAMGVRDEASKVGTAPTYLRGAAQLWWRRKHGEMGKGICAIDTWANFKQELRKQFAPSNAEKEARVRLRRLKQSGSIWDYINEFTTLMLEISDMSDKDSLFYFQDGLKDWAKTELDRRGVQTLDDAIAVAESLTEYST comes from the coding sequence CCGAGAGGGAGAACGCGCCCAAGGCAAGACTCGCGGCAAGTCCAAGGCCCTATCCGTGGATGCGTTGGAGCCTCGTGTAGGCACTCTCGAAATAGCATTGTCCGCCGCTCAAGATAGCCTCGTGGGATTGGAGGAAAGAGTTGATGGTCTCGAGGGAGAATACGCCGAGTTCACGGTGGCCACAAAAGCTCTCATCCATGAGCAAGCGAACATTCTCCGAGGTGAGTTTCGTTCTTTCCATGATGAGTTGCTCAAACTTCGTAGTTTTGTTCAAGACGAACTACGTGCTGTCCGTGCGGAAGTGGATGAAGTCAGCTCGGATTGGGCATGGCACAAGCGCACACTCTCCACAAGTCCAGCTTCCGCAAACTCGAGTGATGCGCGCCGCATTGACGTGCCAAAGCCCGACACCTACGATGGCACACGCAATGCCACCATCGTGGACAATTTCCTCTTTGGGCTGGATCAATACTTCGATGCCATGGGTGTTCGAGATGAGGCATCGAAAGTGGGCACTGCACCCACCTATCTTAGAGGCGCTGCACAACTATGGTGGCGTCGCAAGCATGGCGAGATGGGCAAGGGCATTTGCGCCATCGACACTTGGGCCAACTTCAAGCAAGAACTCCGAAAGCAGTTCGCCCCAAGCAATGCGGAGAAGGAAGCGCGAGTGCGCTTACGTCGCCTCAAGCAATCGGGTAGCATTTGGGACTACATCAACGAGTTCACTACCCTCATGTTGGAGATAAGCGACATGTCCGACAAGGATTCACTCTTCTACTTCCAAGATGGCCTCAAGGATTGGGCCAAGACCGAGCTTGATAGGCGTGGTGTTCAAACACTTGACGACGCCATTGCCGTTGCGGAGTCGCTCACCGAATACTCTACCTAA